The Streptomyces sp. NBC_01298 genome contains the following window.
ACGTGAGGAGGTTCGGCCCGTCGGCCCGCCACAGGGTGCCCTCCCAGTCCACCCCGCCGTCGTACAGCTCCGGATGGTTCTCCAGCTGCCAGCGCACCAGGTAGCCCCCGTTGGACATGCCGGTGGCCAGGGTGCGGCTCGGCGCCCGGCGGTAGCGCTGCGCGACGACCGTACGGGCGGCCCGGGTCAGCTCGGTGACCCGGGTGTTCCACTCGGCGACGGCGTCCCCGGGGCTCTGCCCGTCGCGGTGGAAGGCGGCCCCGGTATTGCCCTTGTCGGTGGCGGCGAAGGCGTAGCCGCGGGCCAGCACCCAGTCGCCGATGGCCCGGTCGTTGGAGTACTGCTCGCGCACCCCCGGGGAGCCCGCGACGACCAGTCCGCCGTTCCAGCGGTCGGGCAGCCGGATGACGAACTGGGCGTCGTGGTTCCAGCCGTGATTGGTGTTGGGGACGGCGGCCGGGGCGGCGGTGTCGGGGAAGTAGCCGTCGATCTGGATGCCCGGCACGCCGGTCGGGACGGCCAGGTCCTTGGGGGTGAGTCCGGCCCAGTCGGCCGGATCGGTGTGCCCGGAGGCCACCGTGCCTGCGGTGGTCAACTCCGCTAGGCAGGACGTTTGTTGGCGCTCCGCTCCCGGGACGTGAAGGCGAGCTTGGCGGGCGCAGTGGGCTTCGGTCTCACCGGCGGCGGCCGGGGGAGCGAGGAGGGCCGGCAGGGCCGAGGCCAGGAAGACGACGGCCGCGGCGGCGGTGGCGGCGGAACGGGTGGGCGCTGGCACGGGGGGCCTCCAGGGGGTGGGGGACTGGCGAGGGGCTGGCGGGCCGGCGGGGCCGGCGGCTCAGGGGCAGCCGGTGTCGGCGATCACGAAGTAGCCGGTGGGCGACTCCTGCAAGGTGTGCGTGACGTAGAGGTTGTAGAGGCCGAGGTTCTGGCCCGAACCCCTGGCGTACGCGTAGCTCCCGTCGGTCGTGGCCCGGCCCGCCTGCACCTGCTGGTAGTTGTTCGCCTTCCAACAGGCCGCGGGTTCGCCGGGGTCGGGATCGGGATCGGGATCCGGGTCGGGGTCGGGGTCGGTCGTGGAGGCGTCCAGGCCGAAGAACTTCGCGATCCAGTGGGCGGAGCAGATCGAGGCGAGGAAGTACGCCGCCCCGGTGTGCCCGCACTGACCGGGACCGGAGCCGGGGTCGACCGGGGTGCCGTGCCCGATGCCCGGGACCCGGTCCACCTCCACGGACACCGTGCCGTCGGTGGCCGTGTACTCCTCCTGCCGGGTCGCGTCGGGCCCGATGACGGAGGTGCGGGCGGGGGTCTGCGGGAGGCCGTGCAACGCCGTCCACTGGTCGCGCAGTTCATCGGCGTTGCGGGGAACGACGGTGGTGTCCGCGTCGCCCTGCCAGATCGCGACCCGGGGCCACGGGCCGGTCCACGCCGGATACGCGTCGCGCACCAACTGGGCCCAGGCGGCGGGGGACTTGTCCACACCTGGATTCATGCACGTATAGGGACCGCTCCCCTTGGCGCAGTCGTAGGGCAGTCCGGCGATCACCGCACCGGCCGCGAACACGTCCGGGTAGGCGGCGAGCATCACCGAGGTCATCGCGCCGCCGGCCGACAGGCCGGTGACGAAGGTGCGGGCGGGGTCGGCGGCGTAGGCGGAGGCGGCGTGCGCGGCCATCTGCCGGATGGACGCGGCCTCGCCCTGGCCGCGCCGGTTGTCCGCGGGCTGGAACCAGTTGAAGCACTTGCTCGGGTTGTTCGCGGAGGTGGTCTCCGCGAGCACCAGCAGGAAGCCGTCACGGTCGGCGAGTTCGGGCAGACCGGAGTTGTCCGCGTAGGTCTGGGCGTTCTGCGTGCAGCCGTGCAGGGCAATCACCACGGGCGGCACTGCCGGGAGGGAGGCCGGCCGGTACACGTACATGCCCAGCTGCCCGGGATTGGCGCCGAACCCGGTGACCCGCTGGAGCGTGACGGCGGCGCGGGCGGGGGACACGGGCCCGGCCACCACCCCGCCCACGGCCAGCAGCGCCAGTGCGAGCAGCCGCACGAGAGCGCGGCGGGTGCGCTGTCGGCCGGTGGGCCGGGCGTCGGACGATCTGCTGCGCGAGGACATGGCGGCTCCCTGAGGTGGGGGTGGCGGGTTGCGGGCGGTCGCAGGTCGGTTGCGGGCGGGGCGGGGCCCCGTCGCCCGGGGCGGGCGGCCTGCGGTGCCCGCCACCGTAGGACCGGCTCCTGCCGCGACGGCATGGTGCGGAGCGCCATATGTGGCTCGCGCTTGCGGGGGCCACGAGGGTTGCGGGCGGCTCCGGTCCGCTGCTAACCGCCTGATCTACTGGGGCACATGAGCATCGGGGAACTCATCGCACGAGCACGGCGGCTGGCAGCGCACGAGGGGCGGTGGATGGCGAGCCTCGGCCTGTGGGCGACGCGGCGCGCGCACGGGGTCGGGGTCGGGGACACCGCCGTCGGGTACGCGCGGGCCCAGGCGTCGACGATGTACGGGATGGTCTTCTTCCTCTCGATCGAGACGGCCGGGGTGTCCTTCATGCTCGCCGCGCATCCGGTGGCCCACCTGGTGATGCTGGTCCTCGACCTCTACACGGTGGTCCTGGTCCTGGGGCTGCACGCC
Protein-coding sequences here:
- a CDS encoding tannase/feruloyl esterase family alpha/beta hydrolase; the protein is MPAPTRSAATAAAAVVFLASALPALLAPPAAAGETEAHCARQARLHVPGAERQQTSCLAELTTAGTVASGHTDPADWAGLTPKDLAVPTGVPGIQIDGYFPDTAAPAAVPNTNHGWNHDAQFVIRLPDRWNGGLVVAGSPGVREQYSNDRAIGDWVLARGYAFAATDKGNTGAAFHRDGQSPGDAVAEWNTRVTELTRAARTVVAQRYRRAPSRTLATGMSNGGYLVRWQLENHPELYDGGVDWEGTLWRADGPNLLTFLPPALAAYPVYAAGGPRAGQAHEAMLAAGFPAGSEFLWPFHHGYYWDLTQRIYREEFDPGFDGATEAGTPFCTPGTPSCDADYAYADRPAQVRDAVAKTALTGRIGKPLITLHGTLDVLLPISRDSDVYAEMVRRAGRGALLRYYRIEGGTHVDSLVDAFPDRLRPLTPCHRAAFTALEDWIGRGVRPPLGHTVRRDPAATPAALLTGCPLDA
- a CDS encoding extracellular catalytic domain type 1 short-chain-length polyhydroxyalkanoate depolymerase, which gives rise to MSSRSRSSDARPTGRQRTRRALVRLLALALLAVGGVVAGPVSPARAAVTLQRVTGFGANPGQLGMYVYRPASLPAVPPVVIALHGCTQNAQTYADNSGLPELADRDGFLLVLAETTSANNPSKCFNWFQPADNRRGQGEAASIRQMAAHAASAYAADPARTFVTGLSAGGAMTSVMLAAYPDVFAAGAVIAGLPYDCAKGSGPYTCMNPGVDKSPAAWAQLVRDAYPAWTGPWPRVAIWQGDADTTVVPRNADELRDQWTALHGLPQTPARTSVIGPDATRQEEYTATDGTVSVEVDRVPGIGHGTPVDPGSGPGQCGHTGAAYFLASICSAHWIAKFFGLDASTTDPDPDPDPDPDPDPGEPAACWKANNYQQVQAGRATTDGSYAYARGSGQNLGLYNLYVTHTLQESPTGYFVIADTGCP